The Plodia interpunctella isolate USDA-ARS_2022_Savannah chromosome 11, ilPloInte3.2, whole genome shotgun sequence genome includes a window with the following:
- the LOC128673801 gene encoding oxidoreductase-like domain-containing protein 1, giving the protein MLRSKFFPLMKKRRLQTKLCSNQCQPPATDEEKERELERIAREASIEEPPTGCCQSGCSNCVFIVWAEALTKKMDNAGPEISEKILKMIDDPSMKAYLEMELRLRGLNKK; this is encoded by the exons atgttg AGATCAAAATTCTTTCCATTGATGAAGAAACGGAGattgcaaacaaaattatgCTCAAATCAATGTCAACCGCCTGCTACAGATgaagagaaagaaagagaatTGGAGAGAATTGCTAGagag GCCTCTATAGAAGAGCCACCAACTGGTTGCTGCCAATCAGGATGTTCTAATTGCGTTTTCATAGTTTGGGCTGAAGCTCTGACCAAAAAGATGGACAATGCAGGGCCTGAAATTTCCgaaaagattttgaaaatgattgaTGATCCCTCCATGAAAGCATATTTAGAAATGGAACTAAGACTAAGGGGtcttaataagaaataa